A single region of the Salvelinus fontinalis isolate EN_2023a unplaced genomic scaffold, ASM2944872v1 scaffold_0667, whole genome shotgun sequence genome encodes:
- the LOC129846951 gene encoding oocyte zinc finger protein XlCOF6-like, whose translation MNREEGALMDEIEKSLWNLTEDNLRYLCERYGQDASEVKGMDHRSLRRKIMEEMWDNTDSIKLKEQGMSWLVQLKEDIRKILEDGSGAPSSPLQAEDAVDCDEEWSGEGRAGLPSNGLEAESVSPRQSNDATDCDVEDADWLPSNRLEAELSPERHTLEQRVRGDTSLPKTLCRASPGSVFILGLKRVSVQLMDCRKTPGQKTRKKTHSCAQCGKSFATKDILERHLLTHTGEKQKNICAECGGVFSTFSSLTRHLKTHTGEKCHVSETARGKNFNDPGNLKKHIFRTHSGEHFEEEPSKNNVGSSEHDVAVKKQVLHPCAHCGKKLSTKTRLKIHLKTHTGDKPHVCPDCGKSFAFRPSLTKHQKLCHSEHGGVKRHKCSVCGKVFNQPGALRSHQRTHTGEKPHLCSDCGKSFCFRSSLRRHQVLHAGDSAKPHVCSVCGKGFRDSGYLKKHQSIHSGEKPHLCSECGKTFTSFLSLTNHSKSHRLDRDQFQCPECKRHFPTKERLSSHQRTHTGEKPFCCSQCHKRFSHSNSYQRHLRMHSGEKPFVCPLCGKRFNDSSNLRTHVRRHKGEKVGKTQVSEPCPHCGKRLASKAGLETHLRIHTGEKPHLCANCGKRFTFLSALRRHQKTQHREQVAKPHVCSVCGKGFVESGALKKHVVTHEEKQHLCSDCGKSFRVLQALSIHQKTKHQKTNEQVRENNSYLCLTCGQEFNSKHRLVIHERKHTGEKPYQCSQCGRCFADKTNMRRHQTVHTGEKPFQCSVCDMKFSQVASLIRHRLIHSGQKPHHCTYCDKSFSQSNTLKTHILTHTGEKPYQCPDCGKGFTEKKAIKKHQRDTHGTGAHSNTLLSHRD comes from the exons ATGAATCGAGAGGAGGGAGCGTTGATGGATGAAATTGAAAAGAGTTTATGGAATTTGACTGAGGACAATTTACGTTACCTTTGTGAACGTTATGGCCAAGATGCATCCGAAGTTAAAGGCATGGATCACCGCTCGCTGAGGCGTAAAATCATGGAGGAAATGTGGGACAATACGGATTCAATTAAATTGAAGGAGCAGGGAATGTCTTGGTTAGTCCAACTGAAGGAGGACATCCGAAAGATACTGGAGGATGGTAGTGGTGCACCGTCGAGTCCCCTCCAGGCTGAGGATGCTGTAGACTGTGATGAAGAGTGGAGCGGAGAGGGAAGGGCTGGGTTACCTAGCAACGGGTTGGAGGCGGAGTCCGTGAGTCCCAGACAATCCAACGACGCTACAGACTGCGACGTGGAGGACGCGGATTGGTTACCTAGCAACAGACTGGAGGCGGAGTTATCTCCAGAAAGGCACACACTAGAGCAAAGAGTGAGAGGC GACACGTCTCTCCCGAAGACCCTGTgtcgtgcctctcccggtagcgTCTTCATTTTGGGTCTGAAGAGGGTGTCTGTGCAGCTgatggactgcaggaaaacaccGGGGCAGAAAACCCGCAAGAAAACCCACTCCTGTgctcagtgtgggaagagttttgccaCAAAAGACATTCTGGAGCGACATCTGCTAactcacactggagagaaacagaaaaaTATATGTGCTGAATGTGGGGGAGTATTCAGTACATTTTCCAGCCTTACCAGGCATCTGAAAACTCATACTGGAGAGAAATGTCATGTTTCTGAAACCGCTCGTGGGAAGAATTTCAATGATCCAGGAAACTTGAAGAAACACATCTTTAGAACTCACTCAGGAGAACATTTTGAAGAGGAACCTTCCAAAAACAATGTTGGTTCCTCAGAACATGATGTGGCCGTAAAGAAACAAGTCCTTCATCCATGTGCTCACTGTGGTAAGAAGTTGTCAACCAAAACAAGACTAAAGATTCACCTGAAGACCCACACTGGAGACAAACCTCACGTCTGCCCCGACTGCGGGAAGAGTTTTGCTTTCCGTCCCTCCTTGACCAAACATCAGAAACTTTGTCATTCAGAGCACGGAGGAGTGAAACGGCACAAATGTTCAGTCTGTGGGAAAGTCTTTAATCAACCAGGAGCCTTGAGGTCCCATCAAAGAacccacactggagagaaaccccaCCTCTGCTccgactgtgggaagagtttctgtTTTCGTTCGTCTCTGAGAAGACATCAGGTACTCCACGCAGGAGACAGTGCGAAGCCCCACGTGTGCTCTGTCTGTGGGAAAGGCTTCAGAGATTCTGGATACTTAAAAAAACATCAATCTATCCATTCAGGAGAGAAACCTCACCTCTGCTCCGAGTGTGGAAAAACTTTCACGTCCTTCCTTAGCTTAACAAATCATTCCAAATCACATCGTCTAGATAGAGACCAATTCCAATGCCCTGAATGTAAGCGCCATTTCCCAACAAAGGAAAGGCTGTCAAGCCACCAGAGGACGCATACTGGTGAAAAGCCTTTCTGCTGCTCCCAATGCCACAAGCGCTTCTCTCATTCAAATAGTTATCAAAGGCACCTTCGTATGCACTCCGGTGAGAAACCCTTTGTGTGTCCTCTCTGTGGGAAGCGATTTAACGACTCTTCGAACCTTAGAACACATGTTAGAAGACATAAAGGAGAGAAGGTAGGAAAGACACAGGTCTCTGAGCCATGCCCTCACTGTGGGAAGAGGCTGGCTTCTAAGGCAGGGTTAGAGACTCACCTGCGGatccacactggagagaaacctcacCTCTGCGCCAACTGCGGCAAGCGCTTTACCTTCCTCTCCGCCTTGAGAAGACATCAGAAAACGCAGCACAGAGAGCAAGTAGCAAAGCCACACGTCTGTTCTGTCTGTGGGAAAGGCTTCGTGGAGTCAGGAGCGCTGAAGAAACATGTGGTGACCCACGAGGAGAAACAGCACCTTTGCTCCGATTGCGGGAAGAGTTTCAGGGTGCTTCAGGCCTTGTCGATTCATCAGAAAACCAAGCATCAGAAAACAAATGAGCAAGTAAGAGAGAACAATTCGTACCTCTGCCTTACTTGCGGCCAGGAATTCAATTCAAAGCATAGATTGGTAATCCACGAGAGAaagcacacaggagagaaaccttaccaatgctcccagtgtggcaGGTGCTTCGCTGATAAGACTAACATGAGACGTCACCAGACGgtgcacacaggagagaaaccattccAATGCTCCGTCTGCGACATGAAGTTCTCTCAAGTTGCCTCTTTAATACGGCACCGGCTAATACACTCGGGTCAGAAACCGCACCACTGCACTTACTGCGACAAGAGTTTCTCTCAGTCGAACACGCTGAAAACGCACATACTAACCCACACCGGAGAGAAACCGTACCAGTGCCCCGACTGTGGGAAGGGTTTCACTGAAAAGAAAGCCATTAAGAAACACCAACGCGACACACACGGGACAGGGgcacacagcaacacactgctgtCTCATAGAGATTGA